The genomic window CTCTATAAGTGCTCCCCAAGATTCGACTAAAGGTAGCTCCGCCAGTTCTTTAAGCTCTTGTTTATCCAAACAACCTGTGAACACCGCCCCCATGATGCGTGTTAACGGCCATTCTGGATAAGGTCTTTCACATAGAATGATCTCATCTCCAGCACCGATATCCCCCTCTTCCAATACACGGAAATTCCAGCCAGTTCTTAGCGTATCTTGCAGCCTTCTTGCCATATCATTTTGATCGAATCTCTCG from Moritella sp. F3 includes these protein-coding regions:
- a CDS encoding MOSC domain-containing protein, which produces ERFDQNDMARRLQDTLRTGWNFRVLEEGDIGAGDEIILCERPYPEWPLTRIMGAVFTGCLDKQELKELAELPLVESWGALIE